A part of Haloarcula sp. CBA1127 genomic DNA contains:
- a CDS encoding Cdc6/Cdc18 family protein: protein MLDEERVPDEDLVVHRRDELDRLMAALRPGDTWPTDLMFLIGPTGTGKTMLSKLAFDLLEQDGEMPEFESAYVNAWRHDERRDILLQTVDQLCRAPVHENATGRSELISHLEGDPGHPQYLVLDEVDQLHDKDVLYDLHSVPVNLILVANREEDLFAGMADRLKSRLSVGRRIECGAYADREIAAILSKRAEYVLGRAGSRWDERDMMHIAEHCDGDARVGVRTLRIAIEEDGEVPDDVVERILPQARDRLRQKSRDQLTDHQEAVLCVVEEFGPITTNGVMDQYRDRVDDARTKRTVQTYLSKLEQYNHVERAGPDNKPEWSAVEYETV, encoded by the coding sequence GTGTTGGACGAAGAGCGGGTTCCCGACGAGGACCTCGTCGTCCACCGTCGCGACGAGCTTGATCGGTTGATGGCGGCGCTGCGGCCGGGCGACACCTGGCCAACGGATTTGATGTTTCTTATCGGCCCGACGGGCACGGGCAAGACGATGCTCTCGAAGCTCGCCTTTGACCTCCTCGAGCAGGACGGCGAGATGCCGGAGTTCGAGAGCGCGTACGTGAATGCCTGGCGCCACGACGAACGCCGGGATATCCTGCTGCAGACCGTCGATCAGCTTTGCCGAGCGCCGGTCCACGAGAACGCCACCGGTCGGTCGGAACTGATATCGCATCTCGAAGGCGACCCAGGCCATCCGCAGTACCTAGTCCTCGACGAGGTGGACCAACTGCACGACAAGGACGTCCTCTACGATTTGCACAGCGTTCCGGTCAATCTTATCCTCGTCGCGAACCGTGAGGAGGACCTATTCGCTGGCATGGCCGACCGGCTCAAAAGCCGGCTGAGCGTGGGCCGCCGGATCGAGTGCGGTGCATACGCCGACCGGGAGATCGCGGCGATCCTGTCGAAGCGGGCTGAGTATGTGCTCGGCCGGGCGGGCTCACGGTGGGACGAACGGGACATGATGCACATCGCCGAGCACTGCGACGGTGACGCTCGGGTCGGCGTCCGCACGCTGCGGATCGCCATCGAAGAGGATGGGGAAGTCCCCGACGACGTCGTCGAACGCATCCTGCCTCAGGCCCGGGACCGACTACGCCAGAAGAGTCGCGACCAGCTGACCGACCACCAGGAAGCCGTGCTCTGTGTCGTCGAAGAGTTCGGCCCGATCACGACCAACGGCGTGATGGACCAGTATCGAGACCGCGTCGACGACGCCCGGACGAAGCGGACCGTCCAAACTTACCTTTCGAAGCTCGAGCAGTACAACCACGTCGAGCGGGCGGGCCCAGACAACAAACCAGAGTGGTCGGCAGTCGAGTACGAAACGGTCTAA
- a CDS encoding DUF6884 domain-containing protein: MTGTNRCHWCDSRLASGEGLDSKFSHVDGQVCRECVAAPRIALVGCGSSKIALDDGETVAAKDLYDSPYFSLKREFAETCCDKWMILSAEHGLISPDEEIGAYDASLKPSSNSYIGDYEAGKWSVNTSNEIRVFDSFQAVYASYVVLAGEDYVRHIEDELASGHRRVSFPFRSDDLGGIGDQQGWLREQIDSYHPPDRADLDHYGAVGGESA, from the coding sequence ATGACCGGTACTAATCGTTGCCACTGGTGCGATTCCCGGCTGGCTTCCGGCGAAGGACTCGACAGTAAGTTCTCTCACGTCGACGGCCAGGTCTGCCGTGAGTGCGTTGCTGCGCCACGCATCGCGCTGGTCGGCTGTGGGTCATCGAAGATCGCCCTCGACGACGGCGAGACAGTGGCGGCGAAGGACCTGTACGACTCGCCGTACTTCTCGCTGAAACGCGAGTTCGCCGAAACCTGCTGTGACAAGTGGATGATCCTGTCTGCGGAGCACGGTCTCATCTCGCCCGACGAAGAGATTGGGGCCTACGACGCCTCGCTGAAGCCGAGTTCGAACAGCTACATAGGCGACTACGAGGCCGGGAAGTGGTCGGTCAACACATCCAACGAGATCCGTGTCTTCGATTCGTTCCAGGCAGTGTATGCGAGCTACGTCGTACTGGCAGGAGAGGACTACGTTCGCCATATCGAGGACGAACTGGCAAGCGGCCACCGCCGCGTGTCGTTCCCGTTTCGGTCGGACGACCTCGGCGGGATCGGGGACCAGCAGGGCTGGCTACGCGAGCAGATCGACAGCTACCACCCACCGGACAGGGCCGATCTAGATCACTACGGAGCGGTCGGTGGTGAGTCGGCGTGA
- a CDS encoding J domain-containing protein, translated as MPSKTDRTGGEIDWPHWAERTQRPESTPKFSVTLAQAINDIETELEDRLGVDDWRLSTAAPHRKKDGRPYADANPADPGAVVRWTMDGEQYAVAADQYDGLRDNVRAIGLYIAEKRKMNNRPVHTGQDEFATAQLPSGNEDVIVAGDGSGVASTEPPHEVLGVAEDASDDVVEAVARRLSANVHPDNDDGDREEFQRIQEAKGAMLDGE; from the coding sequence ATGCCCAGCAAGACTGACCGCACCGGCGGGGAGATAGACTGGCCTCACTGGGCTGAGCGAACGCAGCGCCCAGAAAGCACGCCGAAGTTCTCGGTCACGCTCGCGCAGGCGATCAACGATATCGAGACTGAACTCGAGGACAGACTCGGCGTCGACGACTGGCGACTGTCGACCGCAGCGCCCCATCGCAAGAAGGACGGTCGCCCCTACGCCGACGCGAACCCGGCCGATCCCGGCGCTGTCGTCAGATGGACGATGGACGGCGAGCAGTACGCCGTCGCCGCCGACCAGTACGACGGCCTCCGGGACAACGTGCGCGCCATCGGCCTCTACATCGCAGAGAAGCGGAAGATGAACAACCGGCCGGTCCACACCGGGCAGGATGAGTTCGCGACGGCGCAGCTGCCCTCGGGGAACGAAGACGTCATCGTCGCCGGCGACGGCTCGGGTGTCGCGTCGACGGAACCGCCCCACGAGGTCCTGGGCGTCGCTGAGGATGCTTCCGACGACGTCGTCGAGGCCGTCGCCCGCAGGCTATCGGCGAACGTCCATCCCGACAACGACGACGGCGATCGCGAAGAATTCCAGCGGATTCAGGAAGCCAAGGGGGCGATGCTGGATGGCGAGTGA
- a CDS encoding zinc-ribbon domain-containing protein, with product MAAEENRPTANFCPYCGEPVDAAQVFAVDSEFIEQGVIGDSQAHVALEGGQLTIYSHAEEAA from the coding sequence ATGGCGGCCGAAGAGAACCGCCCAACTGCGAACTTCTGTCCGTACTGTGGCGAGCCCGTCGACGCCGCTCAGGTGTTCGCCGTCGACAGTGAATTCATCGAGCAGGGAGTCATCGGCGACTCGCAAGCACATGTCGCGCTGGAGGGTGGCCAGCTGACCATCTACTCCCATGCCGAGGAGGCAGCATGA
- a CDS encoding ribbon-helix-helix domain-containing protein: MAKQLSVRIDDELEEMISEEVEAHPYEPSESDIVRTALREYLQGNANSAQVAKAD; this comes from the coding sequence ATGGCGAAGCAGCTGAGTGTTCGCATCGACGACGAATTGGAAGAAATGATCAGCGAGGAGGTAGAGGCACATCCCTACGAACCATCGGAATCGGATATTGTCAGAACTGCCCTGAGGGAATATCTCCAGGGAAATGCGAACAGCGCCCAAGTCGCAAAGGCTGACTGA
- a CDS encoding ParA family protein — MLAYTIYSEAGGVGKTTLAASLATAHADHGRDVLAIDLDPQQGSLTYLLGVDAPRNDGDADNIARHLIDRPLGPFADIVQETDYGFDLVPNHDMLENLPSLLSKADEMAEDLGEYFAPNERLFEVLVDAGVMEDYDTIVVDPPATAGPQLYNAIHATRSLVVPVEPTGKGMQSVEGLEDVVINLQDSLDIDIGVMAVIPNGIGSTSDQQKYLERIRDLGFDAPVAIADRSSLFEGCWDTQLPAAHYVQEVRSAYDYEEETLAQLDELATHIEEVA; from the coding sequence ATGCTCGCGTACACGATCTACAGCGAGGCCGGCGGCGTCGGGAAGACGACGCTCGCTGCGAGCCTCGCGACGGCGCACGCTGACCACGGTCGCGATGTCCTGGCCATCGACCTCGACCCACAGCAGGGGTCGCTGACGTATCTCCTGGGCGTCGACGCGCCACGGAATGACGGCGACGCAGACAACATCGCCCGGCACCTCATCGACCGGCCACTCGGGCCGTTCGCTGACATCGTCCAGGAGACGGACTACGGCTTCGACCTCGTGCCCAACCACGACATGCTGGAGAACCTGCCCAGCCTGCTCTCGAAGGCCGACGAGATGGCGGAGGACCTCGGCGAGTACTTCGCGCCGAACGAGCGCCTGTTTGAGGTCCTCGTCGACGCCGGCGTGATGGAGGACTACGACACGATCGTCGTCGACCCGCCGGCGACCGCGGGCCCACAGCTGTACAACGCGATCCACGCGACACGGTCGCTCGTTGTCCCGGTCGAACCGACGGGCAAGGGGATGCAGTCCGTCGAAGGCCTCGAGGACGTTGTCATCAACCTCCAGGACTCGCTCGATATCGACATCGGCGTGATGGCGGTCATCCCGAACGGCATCGGTTCGACGAGCGACCAGCAAAAATATCTTGAGCGGATCCGCGACCTCGGCTTTGACGCGCCGGTCGCGATCGCCGACCGCTCCTCGCTCTTCGAGGGCTGTTGGGACACGCAACTGCCGGCGGCACACTACGTTCAGGAGGTCCGCAGTGCCTACGACTACGAGGAGGAGACGCTCGCCCAGCTGGATGAACTCGCGACCCACATCGAGGAGGTGGCGTAG
- a CDS encoding 3'-5' exonuclease, which produces MMRVMVDIETLGLERGAAILSIGAVKFDTDTIGGTFEASISRESCEAAGLTVDEDTLEWWQDQSDAAREALDGGDALEDVLQDFSLWAGGADEVWANSPSFDCEMLIEAGKAVGVSMPWEFYEERDVRTLKSLPVAPELEHDGVEHDALDDAIHQVRLVQATLRRLEDSDV; this is translated from the coding sequence ATGATGCGGGTCATGGTCGATATCGAGACGCTTGGGCTCGAACGGGGCGCGGCTATCCTGAGCATCGGCGCCGTCAAGTTCGACACCGACACGATCGGCGGCACGTTCGAAGCCTCGATCAGTCGCGAGAGTTGCGAGGCGGCTGGCCTCACCGTCGACGAAGATACGCTGGAGTGGTGGCAGGATCAGTCCGACGCCGCTCGCGAAGCCTTGGACGGTGGCGACGCCCTCGAGGATGTCCTGCAGGACTTCTCGCTCTGGGCCGGTGGCGCTGATGAAGTCTGGGCAAACAGTCCGTCGTTCGACTGTGAGATGCTCATCGAGGCCGGCAAGGCCGTTGGTGTGTCGATGCCCTGGGAGTTCTACGAGGAGCGGGACGTACGCACGCTGAAGTCGCTCCCCGTCGCGCCGGAGCTCGAACATGACGGCGTCGAACACGACGCGCTTGATGATGCGATCCACCAGGTGCGTCTCGTGCAAGCGACACTCCGCCGGTTGGAGGACAGTGATGTCTGA